One genomic segment of Manis javanica isolate MJ-LG chromosome 7, MJ_LKY, whole genome shotgun sequence includes these proteins:
- the FAM168B gene encoding myelin-associated neurite-outgrowth inhibitor isoform X2 has product MNPVYSPGSSGVPYANAKGIGYPAGFPMGYAAAAPAYSPSMYPGANPTFQTGYSPGAPYKVSCSPTSGAVPPYSPSPNPYQTAVYPVRSAYPQQSPYAQQGTYYTQPLYAAPPHVIHHTTVVQPNGMPATVYPAPIPPPRGNGVTMGMVAGTTMAMSAGTLLTAHSPTPVAPHPVTVPTYRAPGTPTYSYVPPQW; this is encoded by the exons TTCCCTATGCAAATGCCAAAGGAATTGGTTATCCAG cCGGTTTCCCCATGGGCTATGCAGCAGCAGCTCCTGCCTATTCCCCCAGCATGTACCCGGGAGCGAATCCTACCTTCCAAACAG GTTACTCTCCCGGTGCCCCTTACAAAGTGTCCTGCTCTCCCACCAGCGGGGCGGTGCCTCCGTACtcgccctcccccaacccctatCAGACCGCTGTGTATCCCGTGCGAAGTGCCTACCCCCAGCAGAGCCCATACGCTCAG CAAGGCACATACTACACGCAGCCCCTGTACGCGGCGCCACCGCACGTCATCCACCACACCACGGTGGTCCAGCCCAACGGCATGCCGGCGACCGTGTACCCAGCACCCATCCCTCCGCCCAGGGGCAACGGGGTCACCATGGGCATGGTGGCCGGGACCACGATGGCCATGTCAGCAG GTACTCTACTGACAGCCCACTCCCCAACACCTGTCGCCCCCCACCCCGTCACTGTGCCCACGTATCGGGCCCCAGGAACACCCACCTACAGCTATGTGCCCCCCCAGTGGTGA
- the ARHGEF4 gene encoding rho guanine nucleotide exchange factor 4 isoform X3 translates to MDDQELGFKAGDVIEVMDATNREWWWGRVTDSEGWFPASFVRLRVNQDEPADDEALRPGDGRGEDSGSEAQSGKNQMRTNVINEILSTERDYIKHLSDICEGYIRQCRKRADMFSEEQLRTIFGNIEDIYRCQKAFVQALEQRFNRARPHLSELGACFLEHQAGFQIYSEYCNNHPSACVELSRLTKLSKYVYFFEACRLLQKMIDISLDGFLLTPVQKICKYPLQLAELLKYTHPQHRDFKDVEAALHAMKNVAQLINERKRRLENIDKIAQWQSSIEDWEGEDLLARSSELIYSGELTRVTQPQAKSQQRMFFLFDHQLIYCKKDLLRRDVLSYKGRVDMDGLEVVDLEDGKDRDLHVNVKNAFRLHCGTPGESHLLCARKPEQKQRWLKAFSREREQVRLDQDTGFSITELQRKQAMLNACKQQAAGKPRALGRPYYLMRQKHPGLPACLPQQQVLVLAEPKRKPSTFWHSISRLAPFRK, encoded by the exons ATGGATGACCAGGAACTGGGCTTCAAAGCTGGGGACGTCATCGAAGTAATGGATGCCACCAACAGAGAGTGGTGGTGGGGCCGTGTCACCGACAGCGAGGGGTGGTTTCCAGCCAGCTTTGTGCGG CTGCGGGTGAACCAAGACGAGCCCGCGGACGACGAGGCGCTGCGGCCGGGGGACGGCCGAGGCGAGGACAGCGGGAGCGAAGCGCAGAGCGGCAAGAACCAGATGCGCACCAACGTCATCAACGAGATCCTCAGCACCGAGAGGGACTACATCAAGCACCTGAGCGACATCTGCGAG GGCTACATCAGGCAGTGCCGCAAGCGCGCCGACATGTTCAGCGAGGAGCAGCTGAGGACCATCTTCGGGAACATCGAGGACATCTACCGGTGCCAGAAGGCGTTCGTGCAGGCCCTGGAGCAGAGGTTCAACAGGGCGCGTCCCCACCTCAGCGAGCTGGGCGCCTGCTTCCTGGAGCAC CAAGCTGGCTTCCAGATCTACTCCGAGTACTGCAACAACCATCCCAGCGCCTGCGTGGAGCTCTCGCGGCTCACCAAGCTCAGCAAGTATGTGTACTTCTTTGAGGCCTGCCGGCTGCTACAGAAGATGATCGACATCTCCCTGGATGGCTTCCTGCTGACCCCTGTGCAGAAGATCTGCAAGTACCCTCTGCAGCTGGCCGAGCTGCTTAAGTACACGCACCCCCAGCACAG AGATTTCAAGGATGTGGAAGCTGCCTTACATGCCATGAAGAACGTGGCCCAGCTCATCAATGAACGGAAACGGAGACTCGAAAACATCGACAAGATTGCTCAGTGGCAGAGCTCCATAGAGGACTGGGAG GGGGAAGATCTCCTGGCCAGAAGCTCAGAACTCATCTACTCGGGGGAGCTGACTCGAGTTACACAGCCACAAGCCAAGAGCCAGCAGAGGATGTTCTTTCTCTTTGACCACCAGCTCATCTACTGTAAGAAG GACCTTCTCCGTCGGGACGTGCTGTCCTATAAGGGCCGAGTGGACATGGACGGACTGGAGGTGGTGGATCTGGAGGACGGGAAGGACAGAGACCTCCACGTGAACGTCAAGAACGCCTTCCGGTTGCACTGCGGCACCCCGGGCGAGAGCCACCTGTTGTGCGCCAGGAAGCCAGAGCAGAAGCAGCGCTGGCTCAAGGCCttcagcagggagagggagcaggtgcgGCTGGACCAGGACACAG GCTTCTCCATCACAGAGCTGCAGAGGAAGCAGGCCATGCTGAATGCCTGCAAGCAGCAGGCCGCTGGAAAGCCCAGAG CCCTGGGCCGGCCGTACTACCTGATGCGCCAGAAGCAcccaggcctgcctgcctgcctgccccagcaACAGGTCCTGGTGCTGGCCGAGCCCAAGCGGAAGCCGTCCACGTTTTGGCACAGCATTAGCCGGCTGGCACCCTTCCGCAAGTGA
- the FAM168B gene encoding myelin-associated neurite-outgrowth inhibitor isoform X1, with translation MNPVYSPGSSGVPYANAKGIGYPAGFPMGYAAAAPAYSPSMYPGANPTFQTGYSPGAPYKVSCSPTSGAVPPYSPSPNPYQTAVYPVRSAYPQQSPYAQQGTYYTQPLYAAPPHVIHHTTVVQPNGMPATVYPAPIPPPRGNGVTMGMVAGTTMAMSAGEAPRRRQMLGELAALPQPCGCGPSGSALGTLLTAHSPTPVAPHPVTVPTYRAPGTPTYSYVPPQW, from the exons TTCCCTATGCAAATGCCAAAGGAATTGGTTATCCAG cCGGTTTCCCCATGGGCTATGCAGCAGCAGCTCCTGCCTATTCCCCCAGCATGTACCCGGGAGCGAATCCTACCTTCCAAACAG GTTACTCTCCCGGTGCCCCTTACAAAGTGTCCTGCTCTCCCACCAGCGGGGCGGTGCCTCCGTACtcgccctcccccaacccctatCAGACCGCTGTGTATCCCGTGCGAAGTGCCTACCCCCAGCAGAGCCCATACGCTCAG CAAGGCACATACTACACGCAGCCCCTGTACGCGGCGCCACCGCACGTCATCCACCACACCACGGTGGTCCAGCCCAACGGCATGCCGGCGACCGTGTACCCAGCACCCATCCCTCCGCCCAGGGGCAACGGGGTCACCATGGGCATGGTGGCCGGGACCACGATGGCCATGTCAGCAG GGGAAGCCCCGAGGCGCCGGCAGATGCTAGGAGAGCTGGCTGCGCTGCCACAGCCTTGTGGGTGTGGCCCGAGTGGCAGCGCTCTAG GTACTCTACTGACAGCCCACTCCCCAACACCTGTCGCCCCCCACCCCGTCACTGTGCCCACGTATCGGGCCCCAGGAACACCCACCTACAGCTATGTGCCCCCCCAGTGGTGA